One Chitinivibrionia bacterium DNA window includes the following coding sequences:
- a CDS encoding transketolase, with protein MSKQILDKVADNLRILILSMVEKAKSGHPGGAMGGAEFISVLYSEFLNFDPDDPNWKFRDRFFLDPGHMSPMLYSILHLCGKYSSEEIQNFRQWGSPTHGHPEFSLVRGIDNTSGPLGLGAGMGVGSAIAERFYAQRFGEWLAHKTYIFISDGGMQEEIAYGVGRISGLLGLSNIIMFFDSNDIQLSHTTDKTTNEDTPKKYESWGWRVETIDGNNVDEIRASLKRANEEKDKPTLIIGKTVMGKGALTAANANFERQVSTHGQPLSAAGADIAKTIENLGGNPSEPFAIFPEVKDYFAKILDNKRAQAKEKREMQAKWAEQNVELAEKLKSMLSAEPQNVDFSSINIPANAATRNTSGAILAHFAKNIDNMVVSSADLANSDQTGKFLEHSKEFSHHDFSGAFLQAGVAELTMAAIMNGMALHGGIIPVCATFFVFSDYMKPALRIAALQEIPVKFLFTHDSFRVGEDGPTHQPIEQETQLRLLERIKNSGKFPSLLVLRPADGAETVEAWKIAYENTKSPTALIFTRQNVADLPARNENGDRKTDAKETIKGAYTVYKEKSAKVDVILLANGSEVGLLYNVAKELEAENLSVRVVSAPSEGLFRMQSEEYRNEILPHFGTPIFGLSAGLPDSLAQLAGGLGKVVGRENFGRSAPANILDEKFGFTVSAVKEKVKDYLCEYKKNLALIK; from the coding sequence ATGTCAAAACAAATTTTGGACAAAGTCGCAGATAACTTGCGGATTTTAATTCTTTCAATGGTAGAAAAAGCGAAATCGGGACACCCCGGCGGCGCAATGGGCGGTGCGGAATTTATTTCGGTATTGTATTCGGAGTTTCTTAATTTTGACCCCGACGACCCGAACTGGAAATTCAGAGACAGATTTTTCCTCGACCCCGGACACATGTCGCCTATGCTATACTCAATTCTGCATTTATGCGGCAAGTATTCGAGCGAAGAAATACAAAATTTCCGTCAATGGGGAAGCCCCACGCACGGACACCCCGAATTCAGTTTAGTTCGCGGGATAGACAACACTTCGGGACCGCTCGGACTTGGCGCGGGAATGGGCGTAGGTTCGGCAATTGCAGAAAGATTTTACGCGCAAAGATTTGGCGAATGGCTGGCGCACAAAACATATATTTTTATTTCGGACGGCGGAATGCAGGAAGAAATCGCATACGGCGTAGGCAGAATTTCGGGACTTTTGGGGCTTAGCAACATCATTATGTTTTTTGACTCAAACGACATACAACTTTCGCACACAACCGACAAAACAACAAACGAAGATACTCCGAAAAAATACGAAAGCTGGGGTTGGCGGGTTGAGACAATCGACGGAAACAACGTTGATGAAATTCGCGCTTCCCTTAAAAGAGCAAACGAAGAAAAAGACAAACCTACGCTTATTATAGGAAAAACCGTAATGGGCAAAGGCGCGCTAACTGCCGCAAACGCCAACTTTGAACGACAAGTTTCCACACACGGACAACCGCTTTCCGCCGCAGGCGCCGATATTGCAAAAACCATAGAAAACTTGGGCGGAAATCCAAGCGAGCCGTTTGCGATTTTCCCCGAAGTTAAAGATTATTTTGCAAAAATTCTCGATAACAAACGCGCGCAGGCAAAAGAAAAAAGAGAAATGCAGGCAAAATGGGCGGAACAAAACGTCGAACTTGCAGAAAAACTCAAAAGTATGCTTTCCGCCGAGCCGCAAAATGTCGATTTTTCGAGTATAAACATCCCCGCCAACGCCGCGACCCGAAACACAAGCGGAGCGATTTTGGCGCATTTTGCAAAAAACATAGACAATATGGTAGTATCTTCCGCAGACTTGGCAAACAGCGACCAAACAGGAAAGTTTTTAGAACACAGCAAAGAATTTTCGCACCACGATTTTTCGGGCGCGTTTTTGCAAGCTGGAGTTGCGGAACTGACAATGGCGGCTATAATGAACGGAATGGCGCTTCACGGCGGAATTATCCCTGTTTGCGCGACTTTCTTCGTGTTTTCGGACTATATGAAACCCGCGCTTCGCATTGCCGCTTTGCAAGAAATCCCCGTAAAATTCTTATTCACACACGACTCGTTCAGAGTTGGCGAAGACGGACCTACGCATCAGCCGATTGAGCAGGAAACACAACTTCGTCTTTTGGAAAGAATAAAAAATTCAGGAAAATTCCCCTCGCTTTTAGTTTTGCGCCCCGCCGACGGAGCCGAAACAGTAGAAGCGTGGAAAATCGCCTACGAAAACACAAAATCGCCGACAGCGCTGATTTTCACACGCCAAAACGTTGCCGATTTGCCTGCGAGAAACGAAAACGGCGACCGCAAAACAGACGCAAAAGAAACAATAAAAGGCGCTTATACCGTATATAAAGAAAAATCCGCAAAAGTCGATGTGATTTTACTCGCAAACGGCTCGGAAGTCGGCTTGCTTTACAATGTCGCAAAGGAATTGGAAGCCGAAAACCTATCTGTTCGCGTTGTTTCCGCACCGAGCGAAGGACTTTTCAGAATGCAAAGCGAAGAATACCGAAACGAAATATTGCCGCATTTCGGCACTCCGATTTTCGGACTTTCGGCAGGGCTTCCCGATTCGCTCGCGCAACTTGCGGGCGGACTTGGAAAGGTCGTCGGAAGAGAGAATTTCGGCAGGTCTGCGCCTGCAAATATTCTCGACGAAAAATTTGGTTTCACAGTTTCGGCTGTAAAAGAAAAAGTAAAAGATTATCTCTGCGAATACAAGAAAAATCTTGCTTTAATCAAATAA